The proteins below come from a single Xiphophorus couchianus chromosome 20, X_couchianus-1.0, whole genome shotgun sequence genomic window:
- the lrrn1 gene encoding leucine-rich repeat neuronal protein 1, whose product MARWKIDSCAQVLGGLVLVSVALSLVQSNDCPQLCVCEIRPWFTPQSTYREATTVDCNDLRLTRIPGNLSSETQVLLLQSNYIARTSEELEQLFNLTELDLSQNNFSTIRDVGLTNMSQLTTLHLEENQIMEMPDYCLQDLSNLQELYINHNHISTISANAFSGLHNLLRLHLNSNKLKTISSQWFDSTPNLEILMIGENPVVGIMDFNFKPLGNLRSLVLAGMYLKDIPGNAFVGLDNLESLSFYDNKLVGVPQRALQKLPNLKFLDLNKNPVHKIQEGDFKNMLRLKELGINNMGELVSIDRYALDNLPELTKLEATNNLKFSYINRQAFRDVPALESLMLNNNALNALYQSTVDALPNLREISIHSNPLRCDCVIQWMGSNKTTVRFMEPLSMLCSMPPEVRGMHVREVLQKRLLNQCLPLISHDTFPTHLSLEIGMTLDLDCRAISQPEPEIYWVTPMGHKVMTDTLSDKYRLSKEGTLRISHIQVEDSGRYTCVAQNSEGVDTKVTAIKVNGTLLDNTQLLKIYVKQTESHSILVSWKISSNVMASNLKWSSATMKIDNPHITYTARVPVDVHEYNLTHLQPATEYEVCLTVSSIQQQPQKSCVNVTTKQATFAVEISDQGTNTALAAVMGTMFALISLALLGVYTAKRWKRKNYHHSLKKYMQKNSSIPLNELYPPLINLWEADSEKEKEGTAETKPSQVDTTRSYYMW is encoded by the coding sequence ATGGCTAGATGGAAGATAGACAGCTGTGCTCAGGTTCTTGGTGGCTTGGTTCTGGTTTCTGTAGCACTCTCTCTTGTCCAAAGCAATGACTGCCCTCAGCTGTGCGTGTGTGAAATCAGACCCTGGTTCACCCCTCAGTCCACCTACAGAGAAGCTACAACAGTGGACTGCAATGACCTTCGCCTAACACGGATCCCGGGAAACCTGTCCAGTGAAACTCAGGTTCTCCTCTTACAGAGCAACTACATCGCTAGGACCAGCGAGGAACTGGAGCAACTCTTCAACCTGACAGAACTGGACCTGTCTCAAAATAACTTCAGTACAATTCGAGATGTTGGTCTCACCAACATGTCCCAGCTCACCACGCTTCATCTGGAGGAGAACCAGATCATGGAAATGCCCGACTACTGTCTGCAGGACCTTAGCAACCTGCAGGAGCTCTACATCAACCACAATCACATCAGCACCATTTCTGCCAATGCCTTCTCTGGGCTTCATAACCTACTCAGGCTTCACCTCAACTCCAACAAGCTCAAAACCATCAGTAGCCAGTGGTTTGATTCTACGCCAAATCTGGAGATTCTCATGATCGGAGAGAACCCCGTTGTTGGAATTATGGACTTTAACTTCAAGCCGTTGGGCAATCTGAGGAGTCTGGTTTTAGCCGGGATGTATTTGAAAGATATTCCTGGAAACGCCTTTGTGGGACTTGACAATCTCGAGAGCCTCTCTTTCTACGACAACAAGTTGGTTGGAGTGCCTCAGAGAGCCCTTCAGAAACTACCAAACCTGAAATTCctggatttaaacaaaaacccaGTACACAAAATACAGGAGGGGGATTTCAAGAACATGCTCAGATTGAAGGAATTGGGGATAAATAACATGGGAGAGTTGGTTTCTATTGACCGTTACGCTTTGGACAACCTTCCTGAGCTCACTAAACTAGAGGCAACAAACAACCTCAAGTTCTCTTACATTAATCGGCAGGCCTTTCGGGATGTCCCAGCTTTGGAGAGCCTAATGCTAAACAACAACGCTCTGAATGCCCTTTATCAGTCCACTGTGGATGCTCTGCCTAACTTGCGAGAGATCAGCATCCATAGCAACCCTCTGCGCTGTGACTGCGTCATCCAGTGGATGGGTTCCAACAAAACCACAGTGCGATTTATGGAGCCGCTGTCCATGCTCTGCTCCATGCCGCCAGAGGTCAGGGGGATGCATGTGCGTGAAGTGCTGCAGAAAAGGTTACTGAATCAGTGTTTGCCCCTAATCTCTCACGATACCTTCCCCACCCACCTCAGTTTAGAAATCGGAATGACCTTGGATTTGGACTGCAGGGCTATTTCACAGCCTGAGCCTGAGATCTATTGGGTGACACCAATGGGACACAAGGTTATGACTGACACTTTGTCTGACAAGTACCGCCTTAGCAAAGAGGGGACGCTGAGAATTTCCCACATCCAAGTTGAAGACTCCGGCAGGTACACCTGCGTGGCTCAAAACTCTGAGGGAGTCGACACAAAAGTGACAGCGATAAAGGTCAACGGCACTCTGCTGGACAACACGCAGCTCTTAAAGATCTACGTCAAACAGACGGAATCTCACTCCATCCTCGTCTCCTGGAAAATAAGCTCAAACGTCATGGCCTCCAACCTCAAGTGGTCGTCGGCAACTATGAAAATCGACAACCCTCACATCACTTACACTGCCAGGGTGCCCGTGGACGTCCACGAGTACAACCTGACGCATCTTCAGCCGGCGACCGAGTACGAAGTGTGCCTCACCGTATCCAGCATCCAGCAGCAGCCGCAGAAGTCGTGTGTGAACGTCACGACGAAGCAAGCGACCTTCGCGGTGGAAATATCCGATCAAGGGACCAACACGGCTCTGGCCGCAGTCATGGGAACGATGTTTGCGCTCATCAGCCTGGCTTTACTGGGTGTTTACACTGCCAAGAGGTGGAAGAGAAAGAATTATCACCATTCCCTGAAGAAGTACATGCAGAAGAACTCATCGATACCGCTAAATGAGCTGTACCCCCCTCTCATTAACCTGTGGGAGGCAGACAGTGAAAAGGAGAAGGAGGGCACCGCGGAGACCAAACCCAGCCAGGTCGACACCACGCGCAGTTACTACATG